In one Lolium rigidum isolate FL_2022 chromosome 3, APGP_CSIRO_Lrig_0.1, whole genome shotgun sequence genomic region, the following are encoded:
- the LOC124694343 gene encoding putative glycine-rich cell wall structural protein 1 isoform X1: MAKKVAVIATLLALNLLFFTFSDACGCQCGACPSPGGGGGGGGGGGGGGRGGGGGSGGSGGSGGSGGGGSSGGGGSGGSGGGGGGSSGGGGSGGGGSGGGGSGGGGSGGGGSGGGGGGGGRGGRCPVDALKLGVCANVLNGLINLELGTPPKKPCCTLIQGLADLEAAVCLCTALRANILGINLNVPIDLSLLVNYCGKSVPRGFQCP, translated from the coding sequence ATGGCGAAGAAGGTGGCGGTGATCGCCACGCTGCTTGCCCTGAACCTGCTCTTCTTCACCTTCTCCGACGCATGTGGCTGCCAGTGTGGAGCCTGCCCTAGTccgggcggaggcggtggcggtggcgggggaggtggtggtggaggacgaggcggaggtggcgggagcggaggcagcggcggcagcggcggcagcggcggaggagggAGTAGCGGAGGTGGAGGCAGCGGTGGtagcggaggcggcggtggaggcagcAGCGGAGGTGGCGGGTCAGGAGGAGGTGGCAGCGGAGGTGGCGGGTCaggaggaggcggcagcggcggcggcggatcgggaggaggtggcggcggcggcggacgtggaGGGCGGTGCCCGGTCGACGCGCTGAAGCTGGGCGTGTGCGCCAACGTGCTCAACGGGCTGATCAACCTTGAGCTGGGCACGCCGCCGAAGAAGCCTTGCTGCACGCTGATCCAGGGCCTCGCTGACCTGGAGGCGGCCGTCTGCCTCTGCACCGCACTCAGGGCCAACATCCTGGGCATCAACCTCAACGTGCCCATCGACCTCAGCCTCCTCGTCAACTACTGCGGCAAGAGCGTCCCCAGAGGCTTCCAGTGCCCATAG
- the LOC124694343 gene encoding putative glycine-rich cell wall structural protein 1 isoform X2: MAKKVAVIATLLALNLLFFTFSDACGCQCGACPSPGGGGGGGGGGGGGGRGGGSSGGGGSGGSGGGGGGSSGGGGSGGGGSGGGGSGGGGSGGGGSGGGGGGGGRGGRCPVDALKLGVCANVLNGLINLELGTPPKKPCCTLIQGLADLEAAVCLCTALRANILGINLNVPIDLSLLVNYCGKSVPRGFQCP, translated from the exons ATGGCGAAGAAGGTGGCGGTGATCGCCACGCTGCTTGCCCTGAACCTGCTCTTCTTCACCTTCTCCGACGCATGTGGCTGCCAGTGTGGAGCCTGCCCTAGTccgggcggaggcggtggcggtggcgggggaggtggtggtggaggacgaggcggag ggAGTAGCGGAGGTGGAGGCAGCGGTGGtagcggaggcggcggtggaggcagcAGCGGAGGTGGCGGGTCAGGAGGAGGTGGCAGCGGAGGTGGCGGGTCaggaggaggcggcagcggcggcggcggatcgggaggaggtggcggcggcggcggacgtggaGGGCGGTGCCCGGTCGACGCGCTGAAGCTGGGCGTGTGCGCCAACGTGCTCAACGGGCTGATCAACCTTGAGCTGGGCACGCCGCCGAAGAAGCCTTGCTGCACGCTGATCCAGGGCCTCGCTGACCTGGAGGCGGCCGTCTGCCTCTGCACCGCACTCAGGGCCAACATCCTGGGCATCAACCTCAACGTGCCCATCGACCTCAGCCTCCTCGTCAACTACTGCGGCAAGAGCGTCCCCAGAGGCTTCCAGTGCCCATAG
- the LOC124694346 gene encoding cortical cell-delineating protein-like, whose translation MASTTLALFLTVNLALLAATAHGCGSYCSNPTPVPTPPIAVPPPAPVIPTPVPPTPSSGGGGGTCSIDTLKLSVCANVLNLLKLNLGVPSTEQCCPLLSGLADLDAAVCLCTAIKANVLGISLNVPIDLVLLLNQCGKTCPADFTCPI comes from the coding sequence ATGGCGTCCACCACCCTGGCCCTCTTCCTCACCGTGAACCTGGCCCTCCTCGCTGCCACCGCGCATGGTTGTGGATCATACTGCTCCAACCCCACCCCGGTCCCAACCCCACCGATCGCCGTCCCACCGCCGGCTCCGGTGATCCCGACGCCCGTGCCCCCGACGCcgtccagcggcggcggcggcggtaccTGCTCGATCGATACGCTGAAGCTGAGCGTGTGCGCCAACGTCCTGAACCTGCTCAAGCTCAACCTCGGCGTGCCGTCGACGGAGCAGTGCTGCCCGCTGCTGTCTGGGCTCGCCGACCTTGACGCCGCCGTCTGCCTCTGCACCGCCATCAAAGCCAACGTCCTCGGCATCAGTCTGAACGTGCCCATCGACCTTGTCCTTCTCCTCAACCAGTGCGGCAAGACCTGCCCCGCCGACTTCACCTGCCCAATCTGA